A single window of Onychomys torridus chromosome 8, mOncTor1.1, whole genome shotgun sequence DNA harbors:
- the Arhgap27 gene encoding rho GTPase-activating protein 27 isoform X2, with translation MVDMIAKLAKRQSRALRAQVDDPPEPVYANVERQARATSPRSAPAPPRLSPVWETHTDTDTGRPYYYNPDTGVTTWESPFEASEGATSPATSRASVGSGESLETVWGQYWDEESRRVFFYNPLTGETAWEDETEDLDEELQEQLEMQPSLSPRSPGHQRPPTPETDYPELLASYPEEDYSPVGSFSDAGPASPLAVPPGWSCHITPDKQMLYTNQFTQEQWVKLEDQHGKPYFYNPEDSSVRWELPQVPIPAPRSVRKSSQDSDTAAQASPPEEKIKTLDKAGVLHRTKTVDKGKRLRKKHWSASWTVLEGGVLTFFKDSKTSAAGGLRQPSKLSTPEYTVELKGASLSWAPKDKSSKKNVLELRSRDGSEYLIQHDSEAIISTWHKAIAEGIEELSAGLLLQGEEGEPSSADFGSSERLGSWREEDVHAASPSLSPGGQESDLSRVRHKLRKFLQRRPTLQSLRDKGYIKDQVFGCALAQLCERERSPVPRFVQQCIRTVEARGLDMDGLYRISGNLATIQKLRYKVDHDERLDLDDARWEDVHVITGALKLFFRELPEPLFPFSHFHQFIAAIKLQDPAQRSRCVRDLVRTLPTPNHDTLRLLIQHLCRVIQHGEQNRMSVQNVAIVFGPTLLRPEIEEASMPMTMVFQNQVVELILQQCADIFPPH, from the exons ATGGTGGACATGATTGCAAAACTGGCCAAGAGGCAGAGCCGGGCCCTGAGGGCACAG GTGGATGACCCCCCGGAGCCAGTGTATGCAAACGTAGAGAGGCAAGCTCGGGCCACTTCGCCGCGctctgcaccagctcctcctCGGCTCAGCCCAGTgtgggagacacacacagacacggacACTGGGCGCCCCTACTACTACAACCCCGACACGGGCGTGACCACCTGGGAGTCACCCTTTGAGGCCTCTGAAGGCGCCACCAGCCCGGCCACCTCCCGGGCCTCCGTGGGCAGCGGGGAGAGCCTGGAGACAGTGTGGGGCCAGTACTGGGATGAGGAGAGTCGCAGGGTGTTCTTCTACAACCCCTTGACGGGTGAGACGGCCTGGGAGGACGAGACTGAGGACCTGGATGAGGAGCTCCAGGAGCAGCTGGAGATGCAACCCAGCCTGAGCCCGCGAAGCCCGGGCCATCAGAGG CCCCCGACTCCTGAAACAGACTACCCGGAATTGCTGGCCAGTTACCCGGAGGAGGACTATTCTCCTGTGGGCTCCTTCAGTGACGCTGGCCCCGCATCTCCCTTGGCTGTACCCCCTGGCTGGTCCTGTCACATTACCCCAGACAAGCAGATGCTCTACACCAACCAGTTTACTCAAGAGCAG TGGGTGAAGTTGGAGGACCAGCATGGGAAACCATATTTCTACAACCCAGAGGACTCCTCTGTCCGGTGGGAGCTGCCCCAG gTCCCGATCCCTGCCCCTCGAAGCGTTCGCAAATCCAGCCAGGACAGTGacactgcagcccaggctagccccccagaggagaag ATCAAGACATTGGACAAGGCAGGAGTGCTCCATCGTACCAAGACAGTGGACAAGGGGAAGAGACTTCG GAAGAAACACTGGAGTGCCTCCTGGACAGTGCTGGAGGGCGGTGTCCTGACCTTCTTCAAGGACTCCAAGACCTCAGCTGCAGGCGGCCTG AGGCAGCCTTCCAAGCTCTCCACCCCTGAGTACACGGTCGAACTGAAGGGAGCCTCTCTCTCTTGGGCCCCCAAAGACAAATCCAGCAAGAAGAATGTGTTAGAG CTGCGAAGTCGAGATGGCTCAGAGTATCTGATCCAGCATGACTCAGAAGCCATCATCAGCACCTGGCACAAGGCCATTGCCGAAGGCATCGAGGAGCTG TCAGCAGGCCTGCTGCTCCAGGGAGAGGAAGGCGAGCCCAGCAGTGCTGATTTCGGGTCCAGTGAGCGCCTTGGAAGCTGGCGGGAGGAGGACGTGCATGCAG CCTCACCCTCACTGAGCCCCGGAGGCCAGGAGAGCGACTTGAGCAGGGTCCGGCACAAGCTCCGCAAATTCCTACAGAGACGACCCACTCTGCAGTCTTTGCGGGACAAGGGCTACATCAAAG ACCAGGTGTTTGGATGTGCGCTGGCCCAACTGTGTGAGCGCGAGAGGAGCCCCGTGCCACGCTTCGTGCAGCAATGCATCCGCACCGTCGAGGCCCGGG GGCTGGACATGGACGGGCTCTACCGCATCAGTGGGAACCTGGCCACCATCCAGAAGCTGCGCTATAAGGTGGATCATG ATGAGCGCCTGGACCTGGACGACGCGCGCTGGGAGGACGTCCACGTGATTACGGGTGCCCTGAAGCTCTTCTTCCGAGAGCTGCCAGAACCCCTCTTTCCCTTCTCGCATTTCCACCAGTTCATAGCGGCCATCA AGTTGCAGGACCCGGCCCAGCGCAGCCGCTGTGTGCGTGACCTGGTGCGCACGCTGCCCACCCCCAACCACGACACGCTCCGACTGCTCATCCAGCACCTGTGCCG GGTGATCCAGCACGGCGAGCAGAACCGTATGTCTGTCCAGAATGTGGCCATAGTGTTCGGGCCCACACTGCTGCGGCCTGAGATAGAGGAGGCCAGCATGCCCATGACCATGGTGTTCCAGAACCAGGTGGTGGAGCTCATCCTACAGCAGTGTGCGGACATCTTCCCACCGCACTGA